Proteins from a genomic interval of Capsicum annuum cultivar UCD-10X-F1 chromosome 4, UCD10Xv1.1, whole genome shotgun sequence:
- the LOC107868632 gene encoding uncharacterized mitochondrial protein AtMg00810-like yields the protein MELISQIGLSGCKPSLTPLEVNKKLTSIEYDLQVGPSDDPKIDDILGYQKLVGKLLYLTITRPDICFAVQTLSQFMQRPKQSHMDGALRVVRYLKGNPELGILLKADEIISMTAFCDSDWVSYPNTRRSVSGYIVMMGDSLVSWKSKKQHTVSRS from the coding sequence ATGGAACTGATCTCACAAATTGGCCTGAGTGGGTGCAAACCATCTCTAACACCATTAGAGGTCAATAAGAAATTAACTTCTATAGAGTATGACCTCCAAGTTGGTCCATCTGATGATCCAAAAATAGATGACATACTTGGTTATCAAAAGTTGGTTGGCAAATTACTTTATCTCACTATTACTAGGCCTGACATTTGCTTTGCAGTACAAACATTAAGCCAATTTATGCAGAGACCTAAACAGTCTCACATGGATGGTGCACTAAGGGTGGTGAGGTATCTGAAGGGTAATCCTGAACTTGGAATTCTACTTAAAGCAGATGAGATCATATCTATGACTGCCTTCTGTGATTCTGATTGGGTATCTTATCCCAACACTAGAAGGTCAGTTTCAGGGTATATAGTCATGATGGGTGATTCTTTGGTTTCTTGGAAATCTAAGAAACAACATACAGTGAGCAGAAGCTAA